The Salinispora tropica CNB-440 genome has a window encoding:
- a CDS encoding complex I subunit 1/NuoH family protein codes for MPLWVELLFRVGGVLVAFLTLPLLVGQAEHKIMAHMQGRLGPMYAGAFHGWAQLIADGVKFVQKEEVTPRGADRPVFRLAPVVALVPYLLVLLVIPLGPGDLVAQPLDIGLFFVLAVVGVGVVAVLMSAWASANKYSLLGGLRAAAQLLGYELPFVLAAASVAMAAGTLSLPGIVEAWQPWWLLWQAPAMIVFFVAGLAEIRRPPFDMPIADSELVFGYLTEYTGLRFALFLLAEYVGVVVIAALTTVLFLGGWQGPFADAQLGWLWTLLKVAAVSFVIIWFRVSYPRLRADQLQRLCWLVLVPASLAQLVLTVTVRMAL; via the coding sequence ATGCCGCTCTGGGTGGAGCTGCTGTTCCGGGTCGGTGGGGTGCTGGTCGCCTTCCTCACCCTCCCGCTCCTGGTCGGCCAGGCCGAGCACAAGATCATGGCGCACATGCAGGGCCGGCTGGGCCCGATGTACGCCGGTGCCTTCCACGGCTGGGCGCAACTGATCGCGGACGGCGTGAAGTTCGTGCAGAAGGAGGAGGTCACCCCGCGCGGGGCGGACCGTCCGGTGTTCCGGCTCGCCCCGGTGGTGGCCCTGGTGCCCTACCTGCTGGTGCTGCTGGTGATCCCGCTCGGGCCGGGTGATCTGGTCGCCCAACCGCTGGACATCGGACTCTTCTTCGTGCTTGCCGTGGTTGGTGTCGGCGTGGTCGCCGTGCTGATGTCGGCGTGGGCCTCGGCCAACAAGTACAGCCTCCTCGGCGGTCTGCGCGCCGCGGCCCAACTGCTCGGCTACGAACTGCCGTTCGTGCTTGCCGCCGCGTCGGTGGCGATGGCGGCCGGCACACTGAGCCTGCCGGGCATCGTCGAGGCGTGGCAGCCCTGGTGGCTGCTCTGGCAGGCCCCCGCGATGATTGTCTTCTTCGTGGCGGGGCTCGCCGAGATCCGGCGACCGCCGTTCGACATGCCGATCGCCGACTCGGAGCTGGTGTTCGGCTACCTGACCGAGTACACCGGCCTGCGCTTCGCGCTCTTTCTGCTCGCCGAGTACGTGGGGGTCGTGGTGATCGCCGCGCTCACCACCGTGCTGTTCCTCGGCGGCTGGCAGGGGCCGTTCGCGGACGCGCAGCTCGGCTGGCTCTGGACCCTGCTCAAGGTGGCCGCGGTCAGCTTCGTGATCATCTGGTTCCGGGTCAGCTACCCGCGCCTGCGTGCGGATCAGCTCCAGCGTCTCTGTTGGCTGGTGCTGGTCCCCGCCTCGCTGGCGCAGCTCGTCCTGACCGTCACCGTCCGCATGGCCCTGTAG
- the rarD gene encoding EamA family transporter RarD, with translation MTPRKLGYLYGIGAYVLWGFFPLYMRLLRPASPLEILAHRIVWSVVFVALVLAAMRNRSFLRALLRRPRALAALGIAAALVALNWGTYIYGVNSERVVETSLGYFVNPLVVVLLGVFVLRERLRPAQWAAIGVGGAAVVVLTVDYGRPPYLALVLSFTFAGYGLVKKRLGLPAAQGLFVESAVLALPALAYLAWLGGTGGATFGAVSAGHTALLISAGAATAIPLLMFAGAANRLPFTSLGMLQYLAPILQLGCGVIIFREPMPPARLAGFALVWLALAVFTVDAVRAARRLPPPLADEVLAAVQPGSGTSPQQERKIVSG, from the coding sequence GTGACGCCTCGCAAGCTCGGCTACCTGTACGGTATCGGCGCGTACGTGCTCTGGGGTTTCTTCCCGCTCTACATGAGACTGCTCCGGCCGGCCAGCCCGCTGGAGATCCTGGCCCACCGGATCGTCTGGTCAGTGGTCTTCGTCGCGCTGGTACTGGCAGCAATGCGCAACCGCAGCTTCCTGCGAGCGCTGCTGCGCAGACCGCGTGCCCTGGCCGCGCTCGGCATCGCTGCCGCTCTGGTCGCCCTCAACTGGGGCACCTACATCTACGGGGTCAACTCCGAGCGGGTGGTGGAGACGTCCCTCGGATACTTCGTCAACCCGCTCGTCGTGGTGCTACTCGGAGTCTTCGTACTGCGGGAGCGGCTGCGCCCCGCGCAGTGGGCGGCGATAGGCGTGGGTGGGGCGGCGGTCGTGGTGCTGACCGTCGACTACGGCCGCCCACCGTACCTGGCGCTGGTCCTCTCGTTCACCTTCGCCGGGTACGGGCTGGTCAAGAAGCGCCTCGGCCTGCCCGCCGCCCAGGGCCTCTTCGTCGAGTCGGCAGTACTCGCCCTGCCCGCGCTCGCGTACCTGGCATGGCTTGGTGGCACCGGCGGGGCCACGTTCGGGGCGGTGTCGGCGGGACACACCGCCCTGTTGATCTCGGCCGGAGCAGCAACCGCGATTCCCCTGCTGATGTTCGCTGGTGCGGCCAACCGACTGCCGTTCACCAGCCTCGGGATGCTCCAGTATCTCGCCCCGATTCTCCAACTCGGCTGCGGCGTCATCATCTTCCGCGAGCCCATGCCTCCCGCTCGCCTGGCGGGCTTCGCCCTGGTCTGGCTCGCGCTTGCCGTCTTCACCGTCGATGCTGTCCGCGCCGCCCGCCGCCTCCCCCCTCCCTTAGCAGATGAAGTCCTGGCCGCGGTTCAACCCGGATCGGGTACTTCACCTCAGCAGGAGCGCAAGATTGTTTCAGGCTGA
- a CDS encoding response regulator, translating to MAAMAGLTSPSGEPGPAGSNGSPAGGGALAGVVRVLIVDDDPLVRAALSMIIDGVADLLVVGEATDGAEVPAAVAAYAPDVVLMDIRMPRLDGLAATEKLRSEPNAPEVLVLTTFDADEQVLRALRAGAAGFLLKDTAPAEIVHAIRRVAVGETMLSPTVTRQLVAHVTGGVGADSRRQRAQERLAMLSEREREVAIALGRGRSNAEIAGELFMSVATVKAYVSRLLAKLDLNNRVQVALLVHDAGLV from the coding sequence GTGGCTGCCATGGCCGGCCTGACCAGTCCGTCCGGCGAGCCGGGCCCTGCGGGGTCGAACGGCTCGCCGGCGGGTGGTGGGGCACTGGCTGGTGTGGTTCGAGTGTTGATCGTCGACGACGATCCGCTGGTTCGGGCTGCGCTGTCGATGATTATCGACGGTGTGGCGGACCTTCTGGTCGTGGGGGAGGCCACCGATGGCGCCGAGGTGCCTGCTGCCGTGGCCGCGTACGCGCCGGACGTCGTGTTGATGGACATCCGGATGCCGCGGCTCGATGGGTTGGCGGCCACGGAGAAGCTGCGGTCTGAGCCCAACGCGCCTGAAGTGTTGGTGCTGACGACATTCGATGCTGACGAGCAGGTACTGCGGGCGTTGCGGGCTGGGGCGGCTGGGTTTCTGCTCAAGGACACTGCACCGGCTGAGATCGTGCATGCCATCCGACGGGTGGCCGTGGGTGAGACCATGTTGTCTCCGACGGTTACCCGCCAACTGGTCGCGCACGTCACCGGGGGCGTTGGCGCTGATTCGCGCCGGCAGCGGGCGCAGGAGCGTCTTGCCATGTTGAGTGAGCGGGAGCGGGAGGTCGCGATCGCGCTTGGCCGGGGCCGCAGCAACGCCGAGATTGCGGGGGAGCTGTTCATGAGTGTGGCGACGGTCAAGGCGTACGTGTCGCGGCTGCTGGCGAAACTGGACCTCAATAACCGGGTCCAGGTGGCGCTTCTGGTCCACGACGCCGGTCTAGTCTGA